In Tessaracoccus sp. MC1865, the DNA window CCGATCTGGCGACGGAGCCCGGGGACCTTCCACTCGGCGAGCGTGCTGAGGTTCTTCCCCGCGACGTACAGAGTGCCCTTTGTCGGGCGGTACTCGCGGAGGATGAGTCGCAGGAAGGTCGACTTGCCCGAACCCGACTGCCCGACGAGGAAGACGAACTCTCCCCGGGCGATCTCGAGGTTGACGTTCCTCAGGGCAGCCCGTTGCTGTCCTGGATAGAACTTCGTGACGTCCTCGAACGTGATCACAGGGGCACTCCGGCGGTTGGGGAAGAAGCTGAGAAACTCTCAGCGCGAACGAGTTTAGGTGAGCTGGGCTCCCCACTGCCCAGCGACACGCCGTGGGTCAGGCGCCCGTCTCGGCCTTCTTGCGCCAGCGGATGCCGGCGTCGATGAAGCCGTCGATGTCGCCGTCGAACACGGCATCGGGGTTGCCCACTTCGTGCTCCGTGCGCAGGTCCTTGACCATCTGGTAGGGGTTCATGACGTAGGAGCGCATCTGCGCACCCCACGAGTTGCCCCCGTCGCTCTTGAGCGCGTTCATCTCCTTCTCGCGCTCCTGACGCACCCGCTCCAGGAGCCGGGACTGGAGGACGCGCAGCGCCGCGGCCTTGTTCTGCAACTGCGACTTCTCGTTCTGACAGCTCACGACGATGCCGGTGGGCAGATGCGTGATGCGGACGGCGGAGTCAGTGGTGTTGACCGACTGACCACCGGGGCCCGAGGAGCGGAAGACGTCGATGCGCAGGTCCGACTCCGGGATGTCGATCGAGTCGGTCTCCTCCGTGACGGGGAGAACCTCGACGCCGGCGAAGGAGGTCTGGCGGCGGCCCTGGTTGTCGAAGGGCGAGATGCGCACGAGCCGGTGGGTACCCTGTTCGACCGACAGCGTGCCGTAGGCGAAGGGCGCCTTGATGGCGAAGGTGGCCGACTTGAGCCCCGCCTCCTCGGCGTAGGACGTGTCGTAGATCTCGGTGGGGTACCCGTGGCGGTCCGCCCAGCGCAGGTACATCCGCATGAGCATCTCGGCGAAGTCTGCGGCGTCGACGCCACCGGCCTCGGCACGGATGGTGATCAGGGCGTCACGCGGGTCGTAGTCAC includes these proteins:
- the prfB gene encoding peptide chain release factor 2, producing the protein MANDDLSSRLTDLGHSLDSIEAVADLDKVRAEIAELEEQVAAPDLWDNQENAQRVTSQLSAKQGEVDRLVGLRSRLDDAELMLELAEAENDADTTAEVLRELDKLGKDIEALEVRTLLSGDYDPRDALITIRAEAGGVDAADFAEMLMRMYLRWADRHGYPTEIYDTSYAEEAGLKSATFAIKAPFAYGTLSVEQGTHRLVRISPFDNQGRRQTSFAGVEVLPVTEETDSIDIPESDLRIDVFRSSGPGGQSVNTTDSAVRITHLPTGIVVSCQNEKSQLQNKAAALRVLQSRLLERVRQEREKEMNALKSDGGNSWGAQMRSYVMNPYQMVKDLRTEHEVGNPDAVFDGDIDGFIDAGIRWRKKAETGA